The Legionella sp. PATHC032 genome has a window encoding:
- a CDS encoding TIGR00645 family protein: MNRIKLGISNLIFMGRWLQLPLYLGLILILAGYVYRFIIELFELIFHLKGLDDTHIMLGVLDLIDVVMIANLLIMVVMGGYETFVSHLQLDSHPDQPEWLDHFDAGAMKIKLALSLIGISSIHLLRTFIDPAKLSNYSIMWQVVIHLTLIVSALAIALTNRLMDQPVRKNPQPPG, encoded by the coding sequence ATGAATCGAATCAAACTTGGCATTAGTAATCTAATTTTTATGGGAAGATGGCTTCAACTTCCCTTGTATCTTGGACTGATCTTGATACTGGCCGGATATGTGTATCGCTTCATCATTGAATTATTCGAACTCATTTTTCATCTTAAAGGTCTGGATGACACCCATATCATGCTTGGAGTATTGGACCTTATTGACGTCGTCATGATCGCGAACCTTCTGATTATGGTAGTTATGGGCGGCTATGAAACCTTTGTATCCCATTTACAATTGGATTCCCACCCTGATCAACCTGAATGGCTTGACCATTTTGATGCAGGAGCTATGAAAATCAAACTGGCTCTTTCACTGATAGGTATCTCCTCGATTCATCTGTTAAGAACTTTTATAGACCCTGCAAAACTTAGCAATTATTCCATTATGTGGCAGGTTGTGATTCATTTAACTTTAATTGTTTCGGCCCTAGCCATTGCATTAACCAATCGGTTGATGGATCAGCCCGTCAGGAAAAACCCCCAACCTCCTGGTTGA
- a CDS encoding SPOR domain-containing protein, whose amino-acid sequence MMRIGIRYIILGIGVINISSCMVYEDTYTTRYQIYTYDYGQSYPQADYHGRDYNYGSQSGQSVVVPDSYHVGEYHSPVSFKDRDRSWVNSQNPQGYTIQIADDEKASYVAQKLYKAPKNDRMAQVKYYQNGKTHYKGLYGTYDSQEAALKALESLPPEIKQGAGIKNWGSIQGNLNE is encoded by the coding sequence ATGATGAGAATTGGCATCAGGTACATCATTCTAGGTATCGGCGTAATAAATATTTCTTCTTGTATGGTTTATGAGGATACGTACACTACCCGCTATCAAATTTATACCTATGATTATGGACAGTCATATCCTCAAGCAGATTATCATGGTCGTGATTACAATTATGGTTCTCAATCTGGTCAAAGTGTGGTGGTGCCTGATTCTTATCATGTTGGTGAATATCATTCTCCTGTATCATTTAAGGACAGAGACAGAAGCTGGGTAAATAGTCAAAACCCTCAAGGCTATACTATTCAGATTGCTGATGACGAAAAGGCTTCTTATGTGGCCCAAAAACTCTACAAAGCACCTAAAAATGATAGAATGGCTCAAGTGAAATATTATCAAAATGGTAAAACCCATTATAAGGGTTTATATGGTACCTATGATAGTCAGGAAGCAGCTCTAAAAGCATTGGAATCATTACCGCCTGAAATTAAACAGGGTGCTGGAATTAAAAATTGGGGGAGTATTCAAGGAAATTTGAATGAATAG
- the lspM gene encoding GspM family type II secretion system protein LspM, producing MKTYLNSLNDREKWMVIMAGVSLFIYGYYLLLYAPLSNQVNQKSTQLIEKTETFEWMKQVRMQKRSGKRKESVDNSQLLTILSSQLKNNKTLKFPYQLQQTGSGDIQLTFDAVPFQNFVQWLAKINEAYSINIKQFDVEKTSTPGVTRLMIILSTN from the coding sequence GTGAAAACCTATTTAAATTCACTGAATGATCGAGAAAAGTGGATGGTCATAATGGCTGGTGTATCACTTTTTATTTATGGTTACTATTTATTACTTTATGCTCCTCTAAGCAACCAGGTAAATCAAAAATCCACTCAATTAATTGAAAAAACTGAAACATTCGAATGGATGAAGCAAGTAAGGATGCAAAAACGTTCTGGCAAAAGAAAAGAATCTGTAGACAACAGCCAATTGCTAACGATTCTTTCTTCCCAACTTAAAAATAACAAAACACTGAAATTCCCCTATCAATTGCAACAAACAGGATCAGGAGATATTCAATTAACCTTTGATGCAGTCCCTTTTCAAAACTTTGTACAATGGTTGGCAAAAATCAATGAAGCCTATTCTATCAATATCAAACAATTTGATGTGGAGAAAACATCAACACCGGGAGTCACCCGACTAATGATCATACTCTCTACAAATTAG
- a CDS encoding anti-phage deoxyguanosine triphosphatase has product MWTHRRSGQTNQRGSQDHRDPYERDRTRVIHCPAFRRLQRKTQILGTDEGDFHRTRLTHSLEVDSIGRSIVRNLMTHQEHQLLLSNLLPNDDLISVICLLHDIGHPPFGHGGEVALNYMMRDYGGFEGNGQTLRLLTKVENSYGGFGLDLTRRALLGILKYPVKRSHVVAPKQPPIHESIHKTIKINDWLPPKAYFDCEQPEVDWLLSPLSDNDRELFQSLSVKPNGTQTGKAAFHNFDCSIMDTADDIAYGVHDLEDAIHLRLINRSHLDTSEFRQLIGETTLSIHMERLLNSLFSPEICLRKQAIGEMVNYFITSTQVIVINEEFENSLLKHNITLIPEAHALLNYLMQCIYNNVIDSQEARTFEYGGQTVVLRLFDAISSNPASLLDNKNRVLFSQAPDEVAAYRVVCDYLANMTDEYAYRMHERLFGFNTRTIFERL; this is encoded by the coding sequence ATGTGGACTCATAGACGTTCTGGTCAAACTAATCAAAGAGGCTCTCAAGATCATAGAGATCCCTATGAGCGAGATAGGACACGAGTAATACACTGTCCGGCATTTAGAAGACTCCAAAGAAAAACACAAATTCTTGGAACAGATGAAGGTGATTTTCATAGAACCCGCTTAACACACTCGCTGGAAGTAGACTCCATCGGTAGAAGTATTGTTCGTAATTTGATGACCCATCAGGAACACCAATTGTTATTGTCCAACCTTTTGCCAAATGATGATCTCATCAGTGTTATTTGTTTGCTTCATGACATTGGCCATCCTCCCTTTGGACATGGAGGAGAAGTTGCACTGAATTATATGATGCGAGATTATGGAGGATTTGAAGGTAATGGGCAAACTCTACGCTTACTGACAAAAGTTGAAAATAGTTACGGTGGGTTTGGCCTGGATCTTACTCGTCGCGCCCTGTTAGGTATTTTAAAATACCCCGTAAAACGCTCTCATGTGGTGGCTCCCAAACAACCTCCTATTCATGAATCGATTCACAAAACAATTAAAATCAACGATTGGCTACCACCTAAAGCTTATTTTGATTGCGAGCAGCCAGAGGTCGATTGGTTATTATCGCCTTTATCAGATAATGATAGAGAATTATTTCAATCCCTCTCTGTAAAGCCCAATGGTACTCAAACAGGTAAAGCAGCCTTTCATAATTTTGATTGCTCTATTATGGACACTGCAGACGATATTGCCTATGGAGTTCATGATCTTGAAGATGCAATTCACTTAAGATTAATTAACCGTTCACATCTTGATACCTCTGAGTTCAGGCAATTAATCGGAGAAACAACTCTCTCAATACATATGGAACGTTTGCTTAATTCATTATTTTCTCCAGAAATCTGTTTAAGAAAACAAGCTATCGGAGAAATGGTCAATTATTTTATTACGTCGACTCAAGTCATTGTAATCAATGAAGAATTTGAAAACAGCTTACTAAAACATAATATTACACTGATTCCCGAAGCCCATGCCCTCCTCAACTATTTAATGCAATGTATCTATAATAATGTCATTGATTCTCAAGAAGCACGTACTTTTGAATACGGTGGTCAAACGGTCGTACTTCGGTTATTTGATGCCATTAGTTCCAATCCAGCCAGTTTGCTCGATAATAAAAATCGAGTGTTATTTTCTCAAGCTCCAGACGAGGTGGCTGCCTATAGAGTCGTTTGTGATTATTTAGCAAACATGACTGATGAGTACGCTTATCGAATGCATGAGAGATTATTTGGATTTAATACAAGAACAATTTTTGAAAGACTTTAG
- the lspL gene encoding GspL family type II secretion system protein LspL: MDKCFIFSKHLDDNGCVCLKISDTGELIAPPEFRNFSQIQDLQIESSTIIVETSTRAILLALTIPWLPERKARIAIPYALEDKVTQPVEELHFAFDKFHYQNNEYLVVVIDKQRMRKLIQVFDEHRIKFDAITLDWFALASQELIVTESELLINNEDFKGVLSGDLAQTYLKNHPQNLTHLFQDSKIVPPSPASQNEEHSYTWISKRLIKSKPLNLCQGEMQHGKTTDWIKKGYQLVGGLCGIWLISILFVNWLSLHALNKQIDEIDRQIAVIYREFFPDAKQIISPKFRISQLLGGNTTENHTRFWFILNQLSKAMKDSGITVEQLRYQNKIISVTLVSSDFESLQKIENKLKQSQLKVKQTQASTKDQQVVATLELT, translated from the coding sequence ATGGATAAGTGTTTTATTTTTAGCAAACATCTTGATGATAATGGTTGTGTATGCCTGAAAATATCTGATACGGGTGAGTTAATCGCTCCCCCTGAATTTCGTAATTTCTCGCAAATACAAGATTTACAAATAGAATCCAGTACGATTATTGTAGAAACCTCTACCAGAGCAATACTTCTCGCTCTTACAATCCCCTGGTTACCTGAAAGAAAAGCCAGAATTGCAATACCCTACGCACTTGAGGATAAAGTAACTCAACCGGTCGAAGAACTTCATTTTGCTTTTGATAAATTTCATTATCAGAATAATGAATATCTTGTTGTTGTGATTGATAAACAGCGAATGAGAAAGTTAATTCAAGTTTTTGATGAGCACAGGATAAAGTTTGATGCAATAACTCTTGACTGGTTTGCACTTGCATCTCAGGAATTGATCGTTACTGAATCTGAGCTGTTGATCAATAATGAGGATTTTAAAGGCGTCCTCTCAGGTGATTTGGCTCAAACTTACCTGAAAAATCATCCACAAAATCTCACTCACCTATTCCAAGACAGCAAAATAGTTCCCCCCTCTCCAGCAAGCCAAAATGAAGAGCACTCATACACTTGGATTAGTAAAAGATTGATAAAATCAAAACCACTCAACCTTTGTCAAGGTGAAATGCAGCATGGAAAAACAACCGATTGGATTAAAAAAGGATATCAATTGGTTGGTGGATTATGCGGAATCTGGTTAATCTCTATTCTCTTCGTTAATTGGCTTTCTTTGCACGCGCTCAATAAACAGATAGATGAAATTGATCGGCAAATCGCAGTCATTTATCGTGAGTTTTTCCCGGATGCCAAGCAAATTATCAGCCCAAAATTTCGAATCAGTCAGCTTCTTGGAGGCAATACCACAGAAAATCACACTCGATTTTGGTTTATATTAAACCAATTGTCCAAAGCCATGAAGGATAGTGGAATAACAGTGGAGCAGCTCAGATATCAAAATAAAATAATATCAGTCACCTTAGTAAGTTCTGATTTTGAAAGCTTACAAAAAATTGAAAATAAACTAAAACAATCACAACTCAAAGTGAAGCAAACGCAAGCTTCAACGAAAGATCAACAAGTTGTTGCAACTCTGGAGTTAACGTGA
- a CDS encoding IS982 family transposase produces MDMHQLVTIFCEIDDFCNELDKHCQHYMLSGPTKSNRGPACSMSISEIMTILVMFQRDFKNFYTGFIGFYHKSCFPNLPSYGRFVSLLNRAIFPLTIFTQLKAGNQTGIYYIDSSCLPVCYIKRSKRHKTFDCVAEYGKTSVGWFLGLKLHIVANNQGELLAFKITRGNKSDNQEAVPLLKSLKGLAFGDKGYIGKKIFEELINSSLKLITRKRKNMKDKLDISNYEKQLLNQRGNIETVIGHLKHCYQVWHTRHRSIINAMTHFVAALAAYAIQPLKLSAIKLLANCE; encoded by the coding sequence ATGGATATGCACCAGCTTGTAACTATTTTCTGTGAAATAGATGATTTCTGCAATGAGTTAGATAAGCATTGTCAGCATTACATGCTATCAGGGCCTACAAAAAGTAACCGTGGACCAGCTTGCAGCATGTCGATTAGTGAAATTATGACTATTTTAGTTATGTTTCAAAGGGATTTTAAAAATTTTTACACGGGCTTCATAGGCTTCTATCATAAGAGCTGTTTTCCTAATTTGCCAAGCTATGGACGCTTTGTGAGTTTGCTCAATCGAGCTATTTTTCCATTGACAATTTTTACCCAACTAAAAGCCGGAAATCAAACAGGGATCTATTATATTGACTCAAGTTGTCTACCAGTTTGCTATATAAAACGCTCCAAAAGACATAAGACATTTGATTGTGTTGCTGAATACGGCAAGACTTCTGTTGGTTGGTTTTTGGGTCTAAAATTGCATATTGTAGCCAATAATCAAGGTGAATTACTGGCATTTAAAATCACCAGAGGTAATAAAAGTGATAACCAGGAAGCTGTGCCTTTATTAAAGTCGCTTAAGGGTCTTGCTTTTGGCGATAAGGGCTATATCGGTAAAAAAATATTTGAAGAACTTATTAACAGTAGTTTAAAACTAATCACTAGAAAACGTAAAAATATGAAAGACAAGCTTGATATCTCTAATTATGAAAAGCAATTACTGAATCAGAGAGGAAATATTGAAACAGTTATAGGTCACTTAAAGCATTGCTATCAAGTATGGCATACTCGCCATCGTTCTATTATCAATGCTATGACTCATTTTGTTGCAGCTTTAGCTGCTTATGCCATTCAACCACTCAAATTGTCGGCAATTAAATTACTTGCAAATTGCGAATAG
- the mltB gene encoding lytic murein transglycosylase B, translated as MRQTIWLGFITLFLLSFSTYSDTAFTKRKDVQSFINMMVKDYHFNRNQLTAVMNQVKLQPQVIESMEKPYEKKSWDVYRELFLTPKRLKNGIQFWAENQKTLEKVQRRYGVSPEIIIAILGVETSYGERQGEYRVLDTLATLAFNYPKRSAFFSKELKEFFLLCREQHVSPTQYKGSYAGAIGKPQFMPSSYRYYAVDFNNNGRRDLVNDNDDSIASIANYLHKHGWKLNQGIAQPAKISGWRYKKLYMNPKTANYRYSQLLSYGVKPITASQNHPPRAGVIELVTRKGKEYWIAYPNFFVITRYNSSPQYALAVYLLSQQLKQHWYTNATKRHRAYV; from the coding sequence ATGCGACAAACCATCTGGCTAGGTTTTATTACACTCTTTCTTTTATCTTTCTCTACCTATTCCGACACAGCATTTACAAAACGAAAAGATGTACAATCGTTTATTAACATGATGGTAAAAGATTATCACTTTAATCGTAATCAGTTAACTGCGGTGATGAACCAAGTCAAACTTCAACCCCAAGTCATCGAATCTATGGAAAAACCATATGAAAAGAAAAGTTGGGATGTCTATCGAGAACTATTTCTTACTCCGAAAAGATTAAAAAACGGAATACAATTTTGGGCAGAAAATCAAAAAACATTGGAAAAAGTTCAGAGAAGATATGGGGTGTCCCCGGAGATCATTATCGCTATTTTAGGGGTTGAAACCTCATATGGTGAACGCCAGGGTGAATACAGAGTCTTGGATACTCTGGCTACACTGGCTTTTAACTACCCCAAACGATCTGCATTCTTTTCTAAAGAGTTAAAGGAATTTTTCCTTCTGTGTCGAGAGCAGCACGTATCTCCGACGCAATACAAAGGCTCTTATGCAGGGGCTATCGGAAAACCTCAGTTTATGCCAAGCAGTTATCGTTATTACGCAGTCGACTTTAACAACAATGGTCGACGGGACTTGGTTAATGACAATGATGACTCTATCGCCAGCATCGCCAATTATTTGCATAAACATGGTTGGAAATTAAATCAAGGTATTGCTCAACCGGCCAAAATCTCCGGATGGCGATACAAAAAACTTTATATGAACCCTAAAACAGCAAATTACCGATACTCACAGCTTTTAAGTTATGGAGTAAAACCAATAACAGCCTCACAAAATCATCCTCCTCGTGCGGGAGTCATAGAGTTAGTTACACGCAAGGGAAAGGAATACTGGATTGCCTATCCTAATTTTTTTGTAATTACCCGCTATAATTCGAGCCCTCAATATGCTCTGGCGGTCTATTTGTTATCGCAGCAATTGAAGCAACACTGGTATACTAACGCCACTAAAAGGCACAGAGCTTATGTTTAA
- a CDS encoding VOC family protein — translation MKYLHTMVRVSNLEQSLDFYCNKLGLVEVKRTENAKGRFTLVFLTAPDDMEQVKTSYGPMLELTYNWDPEDYTEGRNFGHLAYHVDDIYKLCQHLQECGVVINRPPRDGHMAFIRSPDNISIELLQKGEPLPKQEPWSSAPNIGHW, via the coding sequence ATGAAATATTTACACACGATGGTCAGGGTTTCGAATTTAGAACAATCACTCGATTTTTATTGTAATAAATTGGGATTGGTAGAAGTAAAACGTACTGAAAATGCCAAAGGCCGTTTTACCTTGGTATTTTTAACTGCTCCTGACGATATGGAACAAGTTAAAACTTCTTATGGCCCAATGTTAGAGTTGACTTATAACTGGGATCCAGAAGACTATACAGAGGGAAGAAATTTTGGTCATTTGGCATATCATGTGGATGATATCTATAAACTCTGCCAACATTTACAGGAATGTGGTGTAGTAATTAATAGGCCGCCAAGAGATGGTCATATGGCTTTTATTCGATCTCCTGATAATATTTCTATAGAATTATTGCAAAAGGGGGAGCCTTTGCCAAAGCAGGAACCTTGGTCATCAGCACCCAATATTGGACATTGGTAA
- a CDS encoding GNAT family N-acetyltransferase: MSILLETSRLLIKTPILDDLEYWYLLHSDEHVMEYMGGVQSKSVIQEWLQSDILHYIKHHFTMGSVFEKNNNEFIGRAGLVYLDHNDNQPDIEIGYVLHKKYWGQGYGVELVKALIDWGFAHLAVDKLVVITRPENTKSKRLLEKCGFHYVRIIVFGNLDFLLYEVHK, from the coding sequence ATGAGCATATTATTAGAAACCTCAAGACTGTTAATTAAAACACCCATCTTAGATGATCTTGAGTATTGGTATCTCCTGCATTCTGATGAACATGTTATGGAATATATGGGTGGAGTCCAAAGCAAGTCAGTAATTCAGGAATGGCTTCAAAGTGATATTTTGCATTACATCAAACATCATTTCACTATGGGTTCTGTTTTCGAGAAAAACAATAATGAATTCATTGGTCGTGCTGGGCTTGTTTATCTTGATCACAATGATAATCAACCGGATATCGAAATTGGATATGTTTTACATAAAAAATACTGGGGTCAGGGGTATGGAGTTGAATTAGTGAAGGCATTAATTGATTGGGGATTTGCTCATTTAGCTGTTGATAAATTAGTTGTTATTACTCGCCCGGAAAATACAAAGTCAAAGCGTTTATTAGAAAAATGTGGCTTTCATTATGTAAGAATCATTGTCTTTGGTAATCTGGATTTTCTATTGTATGAAGTGCATAAATAA